Proteins found in one Oncorhynchus tshawytscha isolate Ot180627B linkage group LG25, Otsh_v2.0, whole genome shotgun sequence genomic segment:
- the LOC112219536 gene encoding SUMO-conjugating enzyme UBC9-B has product MSGIALSRLAQERKAWRKDHPFGFVAVPTKNPDGTMNLMNWECAIPGKKGTPWEGGLFKLRMLFKDDYPSSPPKCKFEPPLFHPNVYPSGTVCLSILEEDKDWRPAITIKQILLGIQELLNEPNIQDPAQAEAYTIYCQNRVEYEKRVRAQAKKFSPS; this is encoded by the exons ATGTCTGGCATTGCATTGAGCCGGCTTGCTCAGGAGCGCAAAGCGTGGCGGAAAGACCACCCTTTC GGCTTTGTGGCTGTGCCGACGAAAAACCCAGATGGAACGATGAACTTGATGAACTGGGAATGTGCTATTCCTGGGAAGAAGGGG ACCCCATGGGAAGGAGGCTTGTTCAAACTGCGGATGCTGTTCAAGGATGACTATCCTTCCTCGCCCCCAAAGT GTAAATTTGAGCCTCCACTCTTCCATCCTAACGTATATCCGTCAGGCACAGTATGCCTATCTATTCTAGAGGAAGACAAGGACTGGCGACCAGCCATCACCATCAAGCAG ATCCTATTAGGAATACAGGAACTCTTAAATGAGCCCAATATCCAGGATCCAGCCCAAGCAGAGGCATACACAATTTACTG CCAAAACAGAGTAGAATATGAAAAAAGAGTTCGAGCACAGGCCAAAAAATTCTCCCCTTCATAA